A window from bacterium BMS3Abin08 encodes these proteins:
- a CDS encoding nucleotidyltransferase domain protein, producing the protein MSKNLISENRNTRTIKTLEEINAILKEHKEELRKRYRIKEIGVFGSYVRGEQKKRGSDVDILVEFDELPDIFMFIDLEDHLSRLLRKKVDLVRKGAIRPELKDIIFNETVYI; encoded by the coding sequence ATGAGCAAAAATCTGATTTCAGAAAACAGAAACACAAGAACTATTAAAACTCTTGAGGAGATTAATGCAATTCTCAAAGAACATAAAGAGGAATTAAGAAAAAGATACAGGATAAAAGAGATCGGTGTGTTTGGTTCTTATGTAAGGGGTGAGCAGAAGAAAAGAGGTAGTGATGTTGATATACTTGTTGAGTTTGATGAATTACCCGATATTTTCATGTTTATTGACTTGGAAGACCACCTAAGTAGATTGCTGAGGAAAAAGGTTGATCTTGTAAGAAAAGGAGCTATAAGACCTGAACTCAAAGATATTATTTTCAATGAAACAGTGTATATATGA